A part of Pseudoalteromonas arctica A 37-1-2 genomic DNA contains:
- a CDS encoding potassium/proton antiporter, with translation MFAIDNIILVSAILILLGVISSKLSARVGLPVLVLFLLVGMLAGEDGIAGISFDNAEAAHALGTLALAIILFDGGLQTPTSSIKQVWKPASALATVGVLFTAVITGLVATYILDLPILQGVLLGAIVGSTDAAAVFALLRSAGIHLNKKLKSTLEIESASNDPMAIFLTVGLLEMLVNDMPIGLDLLQLFAQQMGVGAICGLLIGKVSVWFINRIKLNASGLYLVMVTAFGLLSFGLSATLGGSGFLAVFITGVILGNSKFVYKRGIFLFHDGLAWLGQITMFVVLGLLINPSSLVDVWLEGLLIALALIFVARPLAVAPILKLFGFNNRETLFVSWVGLRGSVPIILAIFPLLFGLSGAELIFNVVFFVVLISATLQGSTMPWMAKKLNLVEPPPDLAAATLEITALNDIDIEIVEYTLSDVSRVSGRSLSHAALPESVVVAMITRGPSIIPPRGSTKLKANDHLFVVLKPDNRPFVDLVFTATDKTNHQDSHLAHNELKVKGVTLVGDIFYSYHMQIDAPEEISLEEVINQTLSGEVSKGDIVVIGNVQIRVITMVHTRIVTIGLKYLNNPEKRLLKP, from the coding sequence ATGTTTGCAATTGATAATATCATTCTCGTTAGTGCCATATTAATTTTACTAGGAGTGATCTCGAGCAAGTTATCTGCACGCGTTGGCTTACCTGTGCTGGTGCTATTTTTACTTGTAGGTATGCTCGCAGGTGAAGACGGTATTGCAGGTATTTCATTCGACAACGCAGAGGCCGCACATGCTTTGGGTACTCTTGCGCTTGCCATTATTCTATTTGATGGCGGCTTACAAACGCCTACCAGTTCAATTAAACAAGTGTGGAAACCCGCGTCTGCTTTAGCAACCGTCGGGGTGTTATTTACCGCTGTAATTACAGGCCTTGTGGCCACTTATATTTTAGATCTGCCCATATTACAAGGTGTTTTGCTGGGCGCTATTGTTGGCTCTACAGATGCCGCAGCAGTGTTTGCGCTTTTACGAAGTGCGGGCATTCACTTAAACAAAAAGCTTAAATCTACGCTTGAAATAGAAAGTGCCTCGAACGATCCAATGGCTATTTTTCTAACGGTTGGATTGCTCGAAATGCTCGTTAACGACATGCCAATAGGGCTGGATTTACTACAGTTATTTGCTCAACAGATGGGTGTTGGCGCTATTTGTGGTCTTTTAATTGGTAAGGTATCGGTTTGGTTTATTAATCGAATTAAACTAAATGCATCGGGTTTGTATTTAGTGATGGTAACAGCATTTGGACTGCTTTCTTTTGGCCTTTCTGCAACGCTCGGCGGTAGTGGATTTTTAGCTGTATTTATAACAGGCGTGATTTTAGGTAACAGTAAGTTTGTATATAAACGCGGTATTTTTCTGTTTCATGACGGTTTAGCATGGCTTGGGCAAATAACCATGTTTGTTGTATTAGGACTTCTTATTAATCCGTCGTCGTTGGTTGATGTATGGCTAGAAGGATTGCTTATTGCATTGGCACTCATTTTTGTTGCTCGCCCATTAGCGGTAGCGCCTATTTTAAAACTGTTTGGCTTTAATAATCGCGAAACCCTGTTTGTATCTTGGGTTGGCCTTAGAGGCTCAGTACCCATTATTTTAGCTATATTCCCATTACTATTTGGCCTTTCAGGGGCTGAACTTATTTTTAATGTTGTTTTTTTCGTGGTATTAATTTCAGCAACGTTACAGGGCTCAACAATGCCTTGGATGGCTAAAAAACTAAATTTAGTAGAGCCGCCGCCCGACCTAGCCGCTGCAACGCTTGAAATTACAGCCCTGAACGATATTGATATAGAAATTGTAGAATACACCTTAAGTGATGTTTCTCGGGTTTCTGGGCGCAGCTTGTCACATGCCGCACTTCCTGAGAGTGTGGTTGTTGCTATGATCACACGGGGTCCGTCAATCATACCGCCACGAGGTTCAACTAAGTTAAAAGCAAACGATCATTTATTTGTTGTTTTAAAACCAGATAACAGACCTTTTGTTGATTTAGTTTTTACAGCAACCGATAAAACAAACCACCAAGATAGCCACTTAGCGCACAACGAACTTAAAGTGAAAGGGGTAACGTTGGTAGGCGATATATTTTACTCTTATCACATGCAAATAGACGCCCCAGAAGAGATAAGCTTGGAAGAAGTGATCAACCAAACGCTTTCAGGAGAAGTCAGTAAAGGCGATATTGTTGTTATTGGTAATGTGCAAATACGCGTTATAACAATGGTGCATACACGCATAGTTACCATTGGCTTAAAGTACTTAAACAATCCAGAAAAGCGACTTTTAAAGCCGTAA
- the pbp4b gene encoding penicillin binding protein PBP4B — MFIALKNQRCSYIKKVFIATLSLIVVGCSIPPEPISSVLPLTKSQLVKLPNAQVVVTFPEVNPSSRFYVNNRGTFKAYKGRGQLLIQNHNAQSADIYINNQKLDVNQLSANTLYNYSLAKNTHNGVNTFKVENIFPVGASLTLRFAFPTLSDEPKKHIDFTEVDTLIERDVKAGFPGAVLAVVKNGELIKLTAYGDAKQYQQSDLMLLRPEPMQTNTLFDLASNTKIFATNFALMKLVSEGLLNINKPVQSYLSEYKGEGRAKRTVKDLLTHSAGYPPVFDFHRKDGSYGDAFYSQNSKTTKQLLLTSVPFSSKSSGQHVYSDIDYMILGVLIERITGQPLDEYLEQQVYAPLKLTNTLFNPLKKGFKPQQFAATELSGNTRDGRIKFDNVRTGVLQGQVHDERAYYSLDGVAGHAGLFSNAQDLAVLCQLLLNSGGYGDQQLFSASALAQFLTPQSSDETYGLGFRLAGNNQARRWHFGPYASAQAYGHTGWTGTVTVIDPAYDLAIVLLTNARHSAIKGSLKRYEFTGKQFETAQYGSVVSLIYEALLNQ; from the coding sequence ATGTTTATTGCTTTAAAAAATCAAAGGTGTAGTTATATAAAAAAAGTATTTATAGCTACGTTAAGCCTTATTGTTGTGGGTTGTAGTATACCACCTGAGCCTATTAGCTCGGTGCTACCACTTACAAAGAGCCAACTTGTAAAGCTGCCTAATGCACAAGTGGTTGTAACGTTTCCTGAGGTAAATCCAAGTAGCCGGTTTTATGTAAATAACCGAGGAACGTTTAAAGCTTACAAAGGGCGCGGGCAATTATTAATACAAAACCACAACGCACAAAGCGCCGATATTTACATTAATAATCAAAAGCTCGACGTTAACCAGCTAAGCGCCAACACCTTATACAATTACAGTTTGGCAAAAAATACTCACAATGGTGTTAATACTTTTAAAGTTGAAAATATTTTCCCTGTTGGCGCAAGTTTAACGCTACGTTTTGCATTTCCTACTTTAAGCGATGAACCAAAAAAGCATATAGATTTTACTGAAGTAGACACATTAATTGAACGCGATGTAAAAGCGGGTTTTCCTGGGGCTGTATTGGCCGTTGTTAAAAATGGTGAGCTAATAAAATTAACCGCCTATGGCGATGCAAAGCAATATCAGCAAAGTGATTTAATGCTACTCCGCCCAGAGCCCATGCAAACTAATACCTTGTTTGACCTTGCCTCAAACACCAAAATATTTGCCACAAATTTTGCACTTATGAAATTAGTAAGCGAAGGGCTGTTAAATATTAATAAACCCGTGCAAAGCTACCTAAGCGAATATAAGGGCGAAGGGCGAGCAAAGCGCACAGTAAAAGACTTACTCACTCACAGCGCCGGATACCCGCCAGTATTTGACTTTCACCGTAAAGATGGCAGCTACGGCGACGCGTTTTATTCGCAAAACAGTAAAACCACCAAACAGCTATTACTTACCAGCGTACCTTTTAGTAGTAAATCATCTGGGCAGCATGTTTACTCAGATATTGATTACATGATTTTAGGCGTGCTCATTGAGCGTATTACAGGGCAGCCCCTTGACGAATACCTAGAGCAGCAAGTGTATGCGCCACTAAAATTAACTAACACGTTATTTAATCCACTTAAAAAAGGCTTTAAGCCGCAGCAATTTGCAGCCACTGAGCTTAGCGGCAACACACGAGACGGGCGCATTAAGTTTGATAATGTTCGAACTGGGGTTTTACAAGGACAAGTGCACGATGAGCGCGCTTACTATTCTCTCGATGGCGTAGCAGGGCATGCGGGATTATTTAGTAACGCTCAGGACTTAGCCGTGCTTTGCCAGCTATTATTAAATAGCGGTGGCTACGGTGACCAACAATTATTTAGTGCAAGCGCCTTAGCGCAATTTTTAACGCCGCAATCAAGCGACGAAACTTACGGGCTTGGCTTTAGGCTTGCCGGTAACAACCAAGCAAGGCGCTGGCACTTTGGCCCTTATGCAAGCGCACAAGCTTATGGCCACACAGGTTGGACGGGTACAGTGACCGTAATTGACCCCGCTTACGACTTGGCTATTGTTTTACTTACTAATGCTCGCCATAGTGCAATTAAAGGCTCGCTAAAACGTTACGAATTTACAGGCAAACAATTTGAAACCGCACAGTACGGATCGGTAGTGTCGCTTATTTATGAAGCGTTACTAAATCAATAA
- a CDS encoding Na+/H+ antiporter NhaC family protein, with protein MHWYSILPPLIAIAIVFWRKEVIMALLVAVASSEFLLAFQGEGNSFFDTFLNTIERIISVASSPGNTRILIFSILIGALLAYIRESGGVAATVNMLMNKGIAKSKRQVGFLTMFTGIAVFIESNLSVLTSGILSRGLFDKFKMSRARLAYIIDSTSAPVCILILLNGWGAFVLGLLGNYELGESAVSVLWGSVGYNFYAIITLAIVFYTIAFDKVHGPMKEAEEKLELQTTDLKDEIKASKARYMLIPLITLITSMVGFMYYTGNGVLAEGSGSKSVLYATVLAIVVAYFLMIGSRKFTHHQLVDTGFKGMGELMPLVAIVLLSLTLGASLKELGTGVFVASLVGDYLPIYLIVPVLFLTGAVMSFTTGTSWGTFAILIPIGVPLIQALGLPPSLVVGAILGGGIFGDHCSPISDTSAVSAIASGCDLLTHVKTQLPYALFGGGLTFLAYLVTSIIVL; from the coding sequence ATGCATTGGTATTCTATTTTACCGCCGCTAATTGCGATTGCTATCGTGTTTTGGCGAAAAGAAGTGATTATGGCGCTACTTGTTGCTGTTGCTTCTTCTGAGTTTTTACTCGCCTTTCAGGGCGAAGGTAATAGCTTTTTTGACACTTTTTTAAATACCATAGAACGTATTATTTCGGTTGCCAGTTCGCCAGGTAATACACGCATATTAATATTTAGTATTTTAATTGGTGCCTTGCTTGCCTACATTCGCGAGTCTGGCGGCGTTGCAGCAACTGTTAATATGTTAATGAACAAAGGCATTGCAAAAAGTAAGCGCCAAGTGGGCTTTTTAACCATGTTTACCGGCATTGCGGTGTTTATAGAATCTAACTTGAGCGTACTTACCTCAGGTATTTTATCGCGTGGCTTGTTCGATAAATTTAAAATGAGCCGAGCGCGTCTAGCGTATATTATTGACAGCACCAGTGCGCCAGTGTGTATTTTAATACTACTTAACGGCTGGGGTGCATTTGTACTTGGTTTGTTAGGTAACTACGAGCTAGGTGAGTCGGCTGTATCGGTATTGTGGGGCAGCGTTGGGTATAACTTTTACGCCATAATCACCCTTGCCATTGTTTTTTACACAATCGCGTTTGATAAAGTGCATGGCCCAATGAAAGAAGCCGAAGAAAAACTAGAGCTTCAAACAACCGACTTAAAAGATGAAATAAAAGCCTCTAAAGCGCGTTACATGCTAATCCCGCTTATTACGCTAATTACCAGCATGGTTGGCTTTATGTATTACACCGGTAATGGTGTGTTGGCAGAGGGTAGTGGCTCTAAGTCAGTATTGTACGCAACGGTTTTAGCCATTGTTGTCGCTTACTTTTTAATGATTGGTTCTCGTAAATTTACGCACCATCAATTAGTTGATACCGGTTTTAAAGGTATGGGCGAATTAATGCCATTGGTCGCTATTGTACTGCTTTCGCTTACACTTGGCGCAAGCTTAAAAGAGCTTGGTACTGGCGTATTTGTAGCGTCACTTGTTGGTGACTACTTACCTATTTACCTAATAGTACCGGTGCTGTTTTTAACCGGCGCAGTTATGTCGTTTACTACGGGCACATCGTGGGGTACGTTTGCTATATTAATCCCAATTGGTGTGCCACTTATTCAAGCGCTAGGTTTACCGCCATCGCTTGTTGTAGGTGCTATTTTGGGTGGTGGTATATTTGGCGATCATTGCTCGCCTATATCCGACACCAGCGCTGTATCGGCTATTGCATCGGGGTGTGACTTACTCACCCACGTTAAAACGCAGCTACCGTATGCCTTATTTGGTGGTGGCCTTACGTTTTTAGCGTACTTAGTAACAAGCATTATTGTTTTATAA
- a CDS encoding sigma-70 family RNA polymerase sigma factor: MLLSIKSWLFETPSKDCMASYAKSGDNRYLEQLIALYSNDLYHYLVTQSNTHLAYDVSQQTWLKVIEKRHLYQAQTTPKAWLFKLARNTLIDEYRRQQHFVELDENTHLAAQNDKSENDLTSGNSHIDNLNIGSSNISYKAFDAALKQLSFVQREAITLQQEGFSLADIELITQSSLETIKTRLRYAKQNLKRLLGANNEQA, translated from the coding sequence ATGCTACTAAGTATTAAGTCATGGTTATTTGAAACGCCAAGCAAGGACTGCATGGCAAGTTACGCAAAAAGTGGCGACAATCGTTACTTAGAGCAGCTTATTGCCCTCTACAGTAACGACTTATACCACTATCTTGTTACGCAATCTAATACGCATTTAGCATACGACGTAAGTCAACAAACATGGCTAAAAGTAATCGAAAAACGCCACCTTTACCAAGCCCAAACCACACCCAAAGCGTGGCTGTTTAAACTTGCCCGCAACACACTAATTGACGAATACCGCAGGCAACAGCACTTTGTAGAGCTTGACGAAAACACGCATTTAGCAGCACAAAATGATAAAAGCGAAAACGACTTAACTAGTGGAAACTCGCATATAGATAACTTGAATATAGGCAGCTCAAACATAAGTTATAAAGCGTTCGACGCCGCCCTAAAACAACTCAGCTTTGTACAGCGCGAAGCCATTACATTACAACAAGAAGGCTTTTCGCTCGCCGACATAGAGCTTATAACGCAAAGCAGCCTTGAGACCATTAAAACAAGGCTGCGCTATGCCAAGCAAAACCTTAAACGTTTATTAGGAGCAAACAATGAACAAGCCTGA
- the ptuB gene encoding retron Ec78 anti-phage system effector HNH endonuclease PtuB, which yields MKKIEKLGEPRQLTEYRSKPGAIYDGPNFTSVKNDIKKQLLKEQGHLCAYCMARVKISEMKVEHFLCQTENDKEQLNYKNLLGCCKGGEGNKPRNQTCDTRKGSKSILFSPANQAYNIESKIKYSTTSGKISSSDTIFNRQINDVLNLNFSRLITNRIKALEGVENFLNKKAGRRNKAEIQKVIETYKSKNANDKFKEYNAYILHYLNIKLARLK from the coding sequence GTGAAAAAGATTGAAAAACTAGGTGAGCCACGACAGTTAACTGAGTACAGAAGTAAGCCAGGTGCGATATATGATGGTCCTAACTTTACTTCTGTAAAAAATGATATTAAAAAGCAACTACTTAAAGAGCAAGGCCACTTGTGTGCATATTGCATGGCGAGAGTCAAAATATCAGAAATGAAAGTTGAACATTTCTTATGTCAAACAGAAAATGATAAAGAACAGTTGAACTACAAAAACTTACTTGGTTGTTGTAAAGGTGGTGAAGGGAATAAACCAAGGAATCAAACATGCGATACTAGGAAAGGTTCTAAAAGCATACTCTTTTCTCCCGCAAACCAAGCATATAATATTGAAAGTAAAATAAAATATAGCACTACGTCTGGAAAAATAAGTTCATCTGATACTATTTTTAACAGGCAAATTAATGATGTTTTAAATTTAAATTTTTCGAGATTAATTACAAATAGAATAAAAGCTTTAGAGGGAGTAGAAAACTTTTTAAATAAGAAAGCAGGTCGGCGAAATAAGGCTGAGATACAGAAAGTGATCGAGACTTATAAGAGTAAGAATGCTAACGATAAATTCAAGGAGTATAATGCTTACATACTTCACTACTTAAATATAAAACTAGCTAGATTAAAATGA
- the ptuA gene encoding retron Ec78 anti-phage system effector ATPase PtuA: MSSDFNHDKTINKLAKKAKSGNFFSAIELSNYYNIGRFVSKNKEKSDYYNGLAYSYFNTQSVKLKKIKINNFRLFEKGIGIEGFDEHLNIFVGNNGAGKTSILDAISLSLSWLSISINKNGGSGEYVDMGDINNYSDIPYASVASVIELNKSISASLELSQAREGTTKIKNKLHEFKIVGDFYKIANGFNSDFNMPLLAYYNVMRSYDVNPKDFKGLDDLYESTVTDKFDAYQKSLTGKTDFKAFIKWYKKSDDILNRRKVNNNRSAVLSELGITEETVDFLKSISLGNANAKKSLGEINTALTKNEPVLSDDDNLKRNKEIIDKVINIFMDGYTDIEVQLEPMIDLIIKKNDKKISVMKLSQGEKTLLSLVLDIARRLIILNPSLDNPLRGSGIVLIDEFDLHLHPLWQRHMAKNLINTFPNCQFFLTTHSPIVLSEVDRKHVYILSNTESGHTVIDRPSQTFGLTANEILNELMTPDDISQLVRSQYVEKELEEIFDLLDQESATALNSAKGKINNLEQLLHGDIPELVKAKTQMELIKDWLEDCEKD; this comes from the coding sequence GTGAGTAGTGATTTTAATCATGATAAAACTATTAATAAATTAGCTAAAAAAGCTAAAAGTGGAAATTTCTTTTCAGCAATAGAATTGTCAAATTATTATAATATAGGCCGTTTTGTTAGTAAAAATAAAGAAAAATCAGATTATTATAATGGCTTGGCATATAGCTACTTTAATACTCAGTCAGTTAAATTGAAAAAAATTAAAATAAATAATTTTAGACTATTCGAGAAAGGGATTGGGATCGAAGGCTTTGACGAACATTTAAATATTTTTGTAGGCAATAATGGTGCTGGTAAAACATCTATTTTAGATGCAATTTCTCTTTCTCTTAGTTGGTTGAGTATTAGTATCAACAAAAATGGCGGTTCGGGTGAATATGTTGATATGGGGGATATTAATAATTACAGTGATATTCCTTATGCTTCAGTAGCTTCAGTAATTGAGTTAAATAAAAGTATCTCTGCATCTTTAGAGTTATCTCAGGCGCGTGAAGGTACTACAAAAATAAAAAACAAACTACACGAGTTCAAAATAGTAGGTGACTTTTACAAAATAGCTAACGGTTTTAATTCTGATTTTAATATGCCTTTACTTGCATATTATAATGTTATGAGATCATATGATGTAAACCCAAAGGACTTTAAAGGGTTAGATGATTTATATGAAAGTACAGTAACTGACAAGTTTGATGCTTATCAAAAGTCACTAACTGGAAAAACTGACTTTAAAGCCTTTATTAAATGGTATAAAAAATCTGATGATATATTAAATAGAAGAAAAGTTAATAATAATAGGAGTGCAGTATTATCGGAATTAGGTATTACAGAAGAAACTGTCGATTTTTTAAAGTCAATTAGCTTGGGAAATGCTAATGCTAAAAAAAGTTTAGGTGAAATAAACACCGCTCTAACAAAAAACGAGCCTGTGTTGTCAGACGATGATAATTTGAAAAGAAATAAAGAAATAATTGATAAAGTTATTAATATATTTATGGACGGGTATACTGATATTGAAGTTCAGCTTGAGCCCATGATTGATTTAATAATCAAAAAAAATGATAAAAAGATTAGTGTGATGAAGCTGTCGCAAGGTGAAAAAACTCTTCTTTCACTTGTTCTCGACATTGCCCGTCGTTTGATTATTTTAAATCCGTCATTAGATAATCCATTAAGAGGTAGCGGTATAGTGCTAATTGATGAATTTGATCTTCATCTTCATCCATTATGGCAGAGGCATATGGCGAAGAATTTAATAAATACTTTTCCTAATTGCCAGTTTTTTTTAACAACACACTCCCCTATTGTTCTCTCTGAAGTAGATAGAAAGCATGTTTATATTCTTAGTAACACAGAAAGTGGACATACAGTTATTGATCGTCCTTCTCAAACATTTGGATTAACAGCTAACGAAATTCTTAATGAGTTAATGACCCCTGATGATATTAGCCAATTAGTTAGATCTCAGTATGTTGAAAAAGAATTGGAGGAGATATTTGATTTACTAGATCAAGAATCAGCTACAGCTTTAAATAGCGCAAAAGGAAAAATAAATAATTTAGAGCAGTTGCTTCATGGCGATATACCCGAATTAGTTAAAGCAAAAACCCAGATGGAATTAATTAAAGATTGGTTAGAAGACTGTGAAAAAGATTGA
- a CDS encoding exo-beta-N-acetylmuramidase NamZ family protein, with amino-acid sequence MFKTLFITLFFIFSAICISSAQANEANNSLVVGAQQYAKYLPQLKNKRIGLVVNQTSTVGQAHLVDALLTKNINITKIFAPEHGFRGDHDAGAHVKNAVDSKTGIPLISIYGKNKKPSQAALADVDVIIFDIQDVGVRFYTYISSMHYMMEAAAEQGIEFLVLDRPNPNIAYVDGPILEPEFKSFVGMHPIPVLHGMTVGELAKMIKGEGWINKAPDLKLTVIPVDHYTRKSTYSLPVKPSPNLPNDQAIALYPSLCFFEATPISIGRGTDFAFQVIGYSPVALGDFNFTPRAIKGAALNPKFKNQAVQGLDLRQANITGLNLTYLINAYTELSKNNISFFERADFMDKLAGTNKLRLAIEAGQSEAQIKQSWQAGLAQFKAQRAPYLLYK; translated from the coding sequence ATGTTTAAAACCCTATTTATTACGTTATTTTTTATTTTTAGCGCTATTTGTATTTCCAGCGCACAAGCCAACGAAGCTAATAACTCACTTGTGGTAGGTGCGCAGCAATATGCTAAATATTTACCGCAGTTAAAAAATAAACGTATAGGGCTCGTAGTTAATCAAACATCAACGGTAGGGCAAGCTCACTTAGTAGATGCTCTGCTGACTAAAAATATTAATATAACTAAAATTTTTGCACCTGAGCATGGCTTTCGCGGCGATCACGATGCGGGCGCGCATGTAAAAAATGCCGTTGATAGCAAAACCGGTATTCCGCTTATTTCTATTTACGGTAAAAATAAAAAACCAAGCCAAGCTGCTTTAGCTGATGTTGATGTCATTATTTTTGATATTCAGGATGTGGGAGTGCGCTTTTATACCTACATAAGCTCTATGCACTACATGATGGAAGCCGCTGCAGAGCAGGGGATAGAATTTTTAGTACTCGACAGACCCAATCCAAATATTGCCTACGTTGATGGGCCAATATTAGAGCCAGAATTTAAATCGTTTGTAGGCATGCACCCAATTCCTGTGTTACACGGTATGACCGTTGGCGAACTTGCCAAAATGATCAAGGGCGAGGGTTGGATCAATAAAGCGCCCGATTTAAAATTAACCGTGATCCCTGTTGATCATTACACTCGTAAAAGTACTTACAGCTTGCCTGTAAAACCCAGCCCTAACTTACCTAACGATCAGGCGATTGCACTTTACCCATCACTTTGTTTTTTTGAAGCAACACCTATCAGTATTGGTAGAGGCACCGACTTTGCATTTCAAGTAATTGGCTATTCGCCAGTTGCATTAGGTGATTTTAATTTTACACCGCGCGCAATTAAAGGGGCTGCTTTAAACCCTAAATTTAAAAACCAAGCCGTGCAAGGGCTCGATTTAAGACAAGCAAATATCACAGGCCTAAATTTAACTTACTTAATAAATGCGTACACGGAGCTTAGTAAAAACAACATCTCGTTTTTTGAGCGCGCTGACTTTATGGATAAACTAGCGGGTACTAATAAATTGCGCTTAGCTATTGAAGCAGGGCAATCAGAGGCGCAAATAAAACAAAGTTGGCAGGCGGGGCTTGCGCAATTTAAAGCGCAAAGAGCGCCTTACTTGTTATATAAATAA
- a CDS encoding IS110 family transposase — MKAFIGIDVGKDKLDISWLRDVVKSKKKTKIFKNNPQGYQELVAWLIKNTNLEAQDIVITTEPTGVYSEPLMYFLYEQGFILLHVNPGKAKQYASSLGLVHKTDKSDATMLARYGHDQQHSLLSWQPEPVEARELKVMTRRLEALEQDLRREENRYEAVGFSGASTRVTQSIEDMIAVLKTEIGKLKNDIDEHIDRHPQLKKNRQLLQSIKGVGEVISRMMVSLMACKQFKNAKQLACYLGLIPKLNESGKRAGKTTLSKEGPGYIRAKLYMAAVVAVQHNPDIKAQNKRLVEQGKTKMQAIGAAMRKLTHICFGVVKNQTEYQPQAI; from the coding sequence ATGAAAGCTTTTATTGGCATTGATGTGGGTAAAGACAAGTTAGATATTTCCTGGCTACGCGATGTAGTCAAAAGTAAAAAGAAAACGAAGATTTTTAAAAATAACCCGCAGGGCTATCAAGAGTTAGTTGCCTGGTTGATAAAGAATACAAATTTAGAAGCACAAGATATTGTTATTACAACAGAGCCCACAGGTGTTTATAGCGAGCCGCTGATGTATTTCCTATATGAGCAAGGATTTATTTTATTACATGTAAATCCTGGTAAAGCAAAACAGTACGCAAGTTCATTAGGGCTTGTCCATAAGACAGACAAGTCAGACGCCACAATGCTTGCTCGTTATGGTCATGACCAACAGCACTCACTTTTAAGTTGGCAGCCTGAGCCTGTTGAAGCGAGAGAGTTAAAAGTAATGACGCGTAGACTTGAAGCACTTGAGCAAGACTTACGTCGCGAAGAAAATCGTTATGAAGCTGTTGGTTTCTCAGGTGCATCTACTCGAGTTACTCAGTCAATTGAAGATATGATAGCTGTACTAAAAACTGAGATAGGCAAGCTAAAAAATGACATTGATGAGCATATTGATAGACACCCACAATTAAAAAAGAACCGCCAATTGCTTCAAAGTATCAAAGGTGTTGGAGAGGTAATATCACGTATGATGGTGTCCTTGATGGCATGTAAACAGTTTAAAAATGCCAAGCAATTAGCTTGTTACTTAGGCTTAATACCTAAGCTTAATGAGTCAGGCAAACGGGCTGGAAAAACAACTTTAAGCAAAGAAGGGCCTGGGTATATAAGGGCTAAATTGTATATGGCTGCTGTAGTAGCTGTACAACATAATCCAGATATAAAAGCCCAAAATAAGCGATTAGTGGAGCAAGGTAAAACAAAAATGCAGGCAATTGGTGCTGCAATGAGAAAGCTGACACATATCTGTTTTGGTGTTGTGAAGAATCAAACTGAATATCAGCCCCAAGCTATTTAA
- a CDS encoding retron St85 family RNA-directed DNA polymerase produces MAQKLFSKLIDILPLVSASRSKIERFSLTAPNRYKVYSIPKRTSGRRIIAHPSKELKIYQRALLSSLEYLLDSHDSAYAYKKDRNIKANAKRHVRKKYLLKMDFNDFFNSITPDMLFTQFVKEEVIFSEAEKRLLKNLLFWNKTKSFDGKMVLSVGAPSSPSVSNFIMKEFDEFVYRYSKEKSIIYTRYADDLTFSTNKKDTLFDMPNFIKKVLGEVFEHKLTINESKTIYTSMAHNRHVTGVTLTNKSTLSIGREKKRLISLLVHKYKINEIDESDFNYLHGLLSFSHHIEPSFTKRLSKKYGSDILKNIIKGIYCE; encoded by the coding sequence ATGGCTCAAAAATTATTCTCAAAATTAATAGATATACTCCCCCTAGTTAGTGCTTCTCGCTCTAAAATTGAGAGGTTTTCTCTTACTGCACCAAACAGATATAAAGTTTACTCTATCCCGAAGCGTACATCTGGTAGGCGAATAATTGCTCACCCATCAAAAGAATTAAAAATCTACCAAAGAGCTTTACTATCCTCATTAGAATATCTTCTTGACTCTCACGATTCTGCATATGCATATAAAAAAGATCGAAATATAAAGGCTAATGCTAAGAGACATGTCAGGAAAAAATATTTATTGAAAATGGACTTCAATGATTTTTTTAATAGCATAACCCCAGATATGCTTTTTACACAGTTTGTAAAAGAGGAAGTTATCTTTTCAGAAGCCGAGAAAAGGTTATTAAAAAATTTATTGTTTTGGAATAAAACCAAATCTTTTGACGGGAAAATGGTTCTTAGTGTTGGTGCCCCAAGCTCTCCTTCAGTATCAAATTTCATTATGAAAGAGTTTGATGAATTTGTTTATAGATACTCAAAAGAAAAGTCTATAATTTATACTCGTTATGCTGATGACTTGACATTTTCAACCAACAAAAAAGATACATTATTTGATATGCCTAACTTTATAAAGAAAGTCTTAGGTGAAGTTTTTGAACATAAATTAACAATCAATGAGTCAAAAACCATATATACATCGATGGCTCATAATCGACATGTTACAGGGGTTACTTTAACAAATAAATCAACGCTATCCATTGGTCGTGAAAAGAAAAGATTAATATCTTTACTAGTTCATAAATACAAGATTAATGAAATAGATGAATCTGATTTTAATTATTTGCATGGTCTGCTCTCTTTTTCTCATCACATAGAACCAAGCTTTACTAAACGATTATCTAAAAAATATGGTTCTGATATTTTAAAAAATATTATTAAAGGAATATATTGTGAGTAG